The following coding sequences lie in one Vicia villosa cultivar HV-30 ecotype Madison, WI unplaced genomic scaffold, Vvil1.0 ctg.001100F_1_1, whole genome shotgun sequence genomic window:
- the LOC131633252 gene encoding uncharacterized protein LOC131633252 yields the protein MAGPDPSPPTLFLANSKPVAGAPVAGKFSRGESGEEDTTQHHSGIPFAISLNLLSDSWNFQPDRFLPFLTENTNFTVIGVIGGPGVGKSSIMNELYAFDSTSSEMLPPFVIESKEERAMARHCSKGIEPRISAERVILLDTQPVFSASVLAEMMEPDGSSTISVMSGESLSAELAQEIMAIQLAVFLASTCHILLVVSDGVHDDDLWHLMSTADLLKGDISDPSLLSSSSGLVEKDSKVPEREYIATPVFVRTKLRDQELTPKNILLLRKELIQYFKTSSFVTKTTRNHPDEQVSSSNRDTDSNMLNLFTIPCKEKKENPRAESYISALRKIRDQILSVKRSSFMRPVSEREWLESSAKIWDQVRNSSKISEYCRSLQDSGMY from the exons ATGGCGGGACCTGATCCCTCTCCTCCAACGCTCTTTCTTGCAAACTCCAAACCCGTTGCCGGAGCTCCCGTCGCCGGAAAATTCAGCCGCGGTGAATCTGGAGAAGAAGATACCACGCAGCACCACTCCGGTATCCCTTTCGCCATATCCCTCAACCTTCTCTCCGATTCTTGGAATTTCCAGCCCGATCGCTTTCTCCCT TTTTTGACTGAGAATACGAACTTCACTGTGATCGGAGTGATTGGAGGACCTGGAGTTGGCAAGTCCTCTATAATGAATGAACTTTATGCTTTTGATTCAACTTCTTCGG AGATGCTACCACCTTTTGTCATCGAATCTAAAGAGGAAAGAGCTATGGCAAGGCATTGTTCTAAGGGCATTGAACCAAGGATATCGGCTGAACGTGTTATTCTTCTTGATACACAG CCTGTATTCAGTGCTTCTGTTTTAGCTGAGATGATGGAACCTGATGGGTCTTCAACAATTTCGGTGATGAGTGGAGAATCTTTGTCAGCTGAATTGGCTCAAGAGATTATGGCTATTCAG CTTGCTGTTTTTCTAGCATCCACATGTCATATTCTGCTGGTGGTGTCAGACGGAGTCCATGATGACGACTTGTGGCATTTGATGTCAACG GCTGACTTGCTGAAGGGTGACATTTCAGACCCATCCTTACTGTCTTCTAGCTCAGGGCTTGTTGAGAAAGATAGCAAAGTTCCTGAAAGGGAATACATCGCTACTCCTGTTTTTGTACGCACAAA GCTAAGAGATCAAGAGTTGACTCCTAAAAATATTTTGCTGCTGAGGAAGGAGCTCATACAGTATTTCAAAACATCCTCTTTTGTTACAAAAACTACTAGAAACCATCCTGATGAGCAAGTTTCATCTTCTAATAGGGATACAGATTCTAACATGCTAAATTTGTTTACGATCCCatgtaaagaaaaaaaagaaaatcccAGAGCTGAGAGTTACATTTCTGCTCTAAGGAAAATACGAGATCAG ATTTTATCAGTGAAGCGGTCATCTTTCATGAGACCCGTGTCTGAGCGTGAATGGCTAGAAAGTTCAGCCAAGATATGGGACCAGGTTAGAAACTCCTCAAAGATATCAGAATACTGTAGATCACTCCAAGATTCTGGTATGTATTGA